The Scomber japonicus isolate fScoJap1 chromosome 8, fScoJap1.pri, whole genome shotgun sequence genome has a segment encoding these proteins:
- the med7 gene encoding mediator of RNA polymerase II transcription subunit 7, whose product MGEPQQVSALPPPPMQYIKEYTDENIRKGLAPKPPPPIRDSYMMFGNQFQCDDLIIRPLESQGIERLHPVQFDHKRELKKLNMSILVNFLDLLDILIKSPGSIKREEKLEDLKLLFVHMHHLINEYRPHQARETLRVMMEVQKRQRLETAERFQKHLERVVEMIQGCLASLPDDLPQMEGSDSAGDGIRTLSTGSSVSSSSGQAPRLKTESMDVEEAGASCMAGVHQDKSVPATKRDKMWDKDAAMCSIIDEIA is encoded by the coding sequence ATGGGTGAACCACAGCAGGTGAGCGCCCTGCCCCCTCCACCTATGCAGTACATCAAAGAATATACAGATGAAAACATCCGCAAAGGTCTAGCTCCAAAGCCACCTCCCCCCATCAGGGACAGCTACATGATGTTTGGCAACCAGTTCCAGTGTGATGACCTCATCATCCGGCCTCTGGAGAGCCAAGGCATCGAGAGGCTTCATCCTGTGCAGTTTGACCACAAACGGGAGCTCAAGAAGCTCAACATGTCCATCCTTGTGAACTTTTTGGACCTGCTGGACATCCTCATCAAGAGCCCTGGCAGTATTAAGCGAGAAGAGAAGCTGGAGGACTTAAAGCTACTGTTTGTTCACATGCACCACTTGATAAATGAGTACAGGCCACATCAAGCTAGGGAGACACTGAGGGTGATGATGGAGGTGCAGAAGAGACAGAGGCTAGAGACAGCAGAGAGGTTCCAAAAACATCTGGAGAGGGTGGTGGAGATGATCCAGGGGTGCCTCGCATCCCTGCCTGATGACTTACCACAGATGGAGGGCTCAGACAGTGCTGGTGATGGAATAAGGACTTTGTCTACAGGAAGCAGTGTTAGTTCTTCCTCTGGGCAGGCCCCCAGGCTGAAAACTGAATCTATGGATGTAGAGGAAGCAGGGGCCAGCTGTATGGCAGGAGTTCACCAGGACAAAAGTGTTCCTGCTACAAAAAGGGACAAAATGTGGGACAAAGATGCTGCCATGTGCAGTATTATCGATGAAATTGCTTAA
- the lonrf1 gene encoding LON peptidase N-terminal domain and RING finger protein 1, producing the protein MDLLECPLCLFLMCEPVTMSCGHTFCRRCVGICLPSKCPTCKERLKQREVKSMKNNVLLISVTEKCCPDETKMKCHIQEKLKANEFLEALRVADEGINIVPDDQSLRMYRAEANCGLMRFSDALTDLDYLCCLHPNWTGGFFRKGNVLLEMGQQTEALIQFHHCLKLQSDFVPAKSQIKKILEAEGKAVPEDVSCILQMLSDYLKEPCPITSLSGSQGPTHPEALKHPHGEEGEAKGRRDVFMGSKVKHDTGTECCLSLCQAVSFLPAAEEDEEMMMRKEDGHGRGESSRSREKTLGVLTVSDFECPLCIRLFYEPVTTPCGHTFCKNCIERSLDHNLRCPLCKQPLQEYFKNRKYNPTVVLQDIMNRLFPSQLAERKQVHETEMAELSNLTKDIPIFVCTVAYPGVPCPLHIFEPRYRLMMRRCMETGTKKFGMCSYEHGKGFADYGCMLEIHSLELLPDGRSYVDTVGGSRFRVLKRGQRDGYHTADIEYLEDLKVDGSEMEELQGLHDSVYQQAQDWYQRLGSRIREQIDRQYGTMPDMEGNIQASSNGPAWCWWLLSVLQMDPAYQTTVLSLTSLKDRLGHLRLVLEYFSQS; encoded by the exons ATGGATCTGTTGGAGTGTCCGCTTTGTCTCTTCCTGATGTGTGAGCCAGTGACCATGTCGTGTGGTCACACATTTTGCCGGAGGTGCGTGGGGATCTGCCTGCCGTCCAAATGCCCGACGTGCAAAGAAAGGTTAAAGCAAAGAGAAGTGAAAAGCATGAAGAACAACGTTTTGCTCATTAGTGTGACTGAAAAGTGCTGCCCCGACGAGACAAAGATGAAGTGCCATATACAGGAGAAGCTCAAAGCCAACGAGTTCCTGGAAGCTTTACGCGTCGCAGACGAGGGGATAAACATAG TCCCAGATGACCAGAGTTTGAGGATGTACAGAGCCGAAGCTAACTGTGGCCTGATGCGTTTCTCTGATGCTCTGACAGACCTTGACTACCTCTGCTGCCTTCATCCCAACTGGACCGGG GGCTTCTTTCGTAAAGGGAATGTACTGCTGGAAATGGGTCAGCAGACAGAAGCCCTCATCCAGTTCCACCATTGCCTAAAACTTCAGTCTGACTTTGTTCCTGCAAAGAGCCAGATCAAGAAG ATCCTGGAGGCAGAGGGCAAGGCGGTGCCGGAGGACGTGTCGTGCATCTTGCAGATGTTATCTGATTACCTAAAGGAGCCCTGCCCCATTACCAGCCTCAGTGGCTCCCAGGGGCCAACGCACCCTGAGGCCCTCAAACATCCACATGGGGAAGAGGGAGAGGccaaagggaggagag ATGTCTTTATGGGCTCCAAGGTGAAGCATGACACAGGTACTGAGTGCTGCCTCAGCCTCTGCCAagctgtttccttcctccccgctgctgaagaggatgaggagatgatgatgaggaaagAAGATGGGCATGGCAGGG gtgaaAGTAGTCGCAGCAGAGAGAAGACTCTGGGTGTCCTCACTGTGTCAGACTTTGAGTGCCCTCTCTGCATTAG GTTGTTTTATGAGCCAGTCACTACTCCCTGTGGTCACACCTTCTGTAAAAACTGCATAGAGAGGAGTCTGGACCACAATCTACGCTGTCCACTCTGCAAACAGCCACTACAAGAG TACTTTAAAAATAGAAAGTACAACCCCACAGTTGTGCTTCAGGACATCATGAACCGGCTTTTTCCCTCACAGTTGGCTGAGAGGAAACAGGTCCACGAGACTGAGATGGCAGAACTGTCCAA TCTTACTAAAGACATCCCCATATTTGTTTGCACGGTGGCCTACCCTGGAGTGCCCTGCCCCCTGCACATTTTTGAGCCTCGTTATCGTCTGATGATGCGTCGCTGTATGGAGACTGGCACCAAGAAGTTTGGCATGTGCAGCTACGAGCATGGCAAAGG GTTTGCTGATTATGGCTGCATGCTGGAGATCCATAGTCTGGAGCTGCTGCCTGATGGACGATCTTATGTGGACACTGTGGGTGGCAGCAGATTCAGGGTGCTAAAGAGAGGCCAAAGAGATGGCTACCATACCGCTGACATAGAGTACCTGGAGGACCTCAAG GTCGATGGTAGTGAGATGGAGGAGTTGCAGGGTCTTCACGACAGCGTATACCAGCAGGCTCAAGATTGGTACCAGCGCCTTGGAAGCCGCATTCGCGAACAGATTGACAGACAGTATGGCACCATGCCTGATATGGAGGGAAACATCCAG GCCTCGTCCAATGGTCCAGCTTGGTGCTGGTGGCTGCTGTCTGTCCTGCAGATGGACCCTGCCTATCAAACCACTGTCCTGTCCCTGACCTCACTCAAAGACCGCCTGGGACACCTACGCCTTGTCCTTGAGTATTTCTCTCAGAGCTAG